One genomic segment of Vibrio agarivorans includes these proteins:
- a CDS encoding RNA-binding S4 domain-containing protein, with amino-acid sequence MEEEYQEEIEIEAIGVEVSSQPIELYKVLKLANVVDGGGQAKHYIAEGYVAVNGELEVRKRRKMYDGDFLEFNQEYYVVVCDQPPIEEVEQPKAQVQPKAEKKRNEKKAKQSQSRASSNKPAEKTNSETSAEQDKPKKSSGGRGEINFF; translated from the coding sequence GTGGAAGAAGAGTACCAAGAAGAGATAGAGATTGAAGCGATTGGTGTAGAGGTCTCATCTCAGCCGATAGAGCTGTATAAGGTGCTTAAATTGGCTAACGTCGTCGACGGAGGCGGTCAAGCGAAACACTATATCGCTGAGGGCTATGTCGCGGTTAATGGCGAGCTTGAAGTCCGTAAACGTCGCAAAATGTATGATGGCGACTTCCTAGAGTTTAACCAAGAATACTACGTTGTTGTTTGTGATCAGCCGCCGATCGAAGAGGTAGAACAGCCTAAAGCTCAAGTGCAACCTAAGGCTGAAAAGAAGCGCAATGAGAAGAAGGCTAAACAGAGCCAGTCTCGTGCTTCTTCTAACAAGCCAGCTGAGAAGACGAATAGCGAAACCTCTGCCGAGCAAGATAAGCCGAAAAAAAGCAGTGGCGGGCGAGGGGAGATCAATTTCTTCTAG
- the cueR gene encoding Cu(I)-responsive transcriptional regulator, whose protein sequence is MNIGEVAKLTGLTAKSIRLYEEKGLILPPSRSESGYRDYSDKHIQQLILVARAKTAGFSLVECKEFVQLAENPNRTSKQVRAHAEEKLKEVETKIQQLEAIRSQLQAWVMSCPGDEGSECPIMDDLTHR, encoded by the coding sequence ATGAATATCGGAGAAGTAGCAAAGTTGACGGGATTGACAGCGAAATCCATCCGTCTATACGAAGAAAAGGGCCTTATTCTTCCACCTTCACGCTCAGAAAGTGGTTATCGCGACTATAGCGACAAACATATTCAGCAGCTCATTCTGGTAGCTCGAGCAAAAACTGCGGGCTTCTCATTAGTCGAGTGCAAAGAATTCGTACAACTTGCGGAAAACCCAAATAGAACCAGTAAACAGGTGCGTGCTCATGCCGAAGAAAAACTAAAAGAAGTGGAAACAAAAATTCAGCAACTCGAAGCTATTCGCAGTCAACTGCAAGCTTGGGTGATGAGCTGCCCAGGAGATGAAGGAAGTGAATGCCCGATCATGGATGACTTGACCCATCGATAG
- a CDS encoding acetate/propionate family kinase has translation MSKSFVLVINSGSSSLKFAVIDAATGDDVLTGLGECFGLPESRMSWKFNGEKTEIAIEGDDSHHKIAIGKLVGLTEELGFSNDIVAIGHRIVHGGEKFTTTVRIDEEVTAEIEALSDLAPLHNPAGAIGIRAAMEAFPALPQFAVFDTAFHQTMPEKAFTGAISNELYTKYGIRRYGFHGTSHYYVSREAAKMLDKNIDEASFISVHLGNGASVCAIENGKSVDTSMGFTPLAGLMMGTRSGDLDPGVIEFLIKKGWSTEQVFDALNKKSGFLGVSGLTSDARGILDAMEEGHEGAKLAFEVFTYRVAKYIGSYMIPLSHLDAVIFTGGIGENSLPIRREILNNLKLLGFVEDEKGNEAARFGDSGIIAKSDILDAVAMVIPTNEEFVIAQQSVELL, from the coding sequence ATGTCGAAATCTTTTGTACTGGTTATCAACTCAGGTAGTTCATCTCTTAAGTTTGCTGTTATCGATGCAGCAACAGGTGATGATGTTCTTACTGGTTTAGGTGAATGTTTTGGTCTTCCAGAGTCTCGCATGAGTTGGAAATTCAACGGTGAGAAAACTGAAATCGCTATCGAAGGCGATGACAGCCACCACAAGATTGCTATCGGCAAGCTAGTTGGTCTAACTGAAGAGCTTGGTTTCTCAAACGACATCGTAGCTATCGGTCATCGTATCGTGCACGGTGGTGAGAAATTCACTACGACTGTACGTATCGACGAAGAAGTAACTGCAGAGATTGAAGCACTTTCTGATCTTGCTCCTCTACACAACCCTGCAGGCGCTATCGGTATTCGTGCAGCGATGGAAGCTTTCCCAGCACTTCCACAATTTGCAGTGTTTGACACAGCCTTCCACCAAACAATGCCAGAAAAAGCATTTACAGGTGCTATTTCTAACGAGCTGTACACTAAGTACGGTATCCGTCGTTACGGTTTCCACGGTACTAGCCATTACTACGTATCTCGTGAAGCAGCTAAGATGCTGGACAAGAACATTGACGAAGCAAGCTTTATTTCTGTTCACCTAGGTAACGGCGCATCAGTGTGTGCGATTGAAAACGGTAAGTCAGTTGATACCTCAATGGGCTTTACGCCACTCGCTGGTCTTATGATGGGTACACGTTCTGGTGACCTTGACCCAGGCGTTATCGAATTCCTAATCAAGAAAGGTTGGTCAACTGAACAAGTATTTGACGCACTAAACAAGAAATCTGGTTTCTTAGGTGTTTCTGGTCTAACTTCTGATGCACGCGGTATTCTAGATGCGATGGAAGAAGGTCACGAAGGCGCTAAGCTAGCGTTTGAAGTCTTCACATACCGTGTAGCAAAATACATTGGCTCTTACATGATCCCACTGTCACATCTAGACGCAGTAATCTTTACTGGTGGTATCGGTGAGAACTCACTCCCAATTCGCCGTGAAATCTTGAACAACCTAAAACTTCTAGGTTTTGTTGAAGACGAAAAAGGAAACGAGGCAGCTCGTTTCGGTGACTCAGGCATTATTGCAAAATCTGACATTTTGGATGCGGTAGCGATGGTTATCCCAACAAATGAAGAGTTTGTAATTGCACAGCAGTCTGTAGAGCTTCTTTAA
- a CDS encoding M23 family metallopeptidase, whose amino-acid sequence MKDQITISISSVSGSRHWHLDKRKRDRIKGMGYAFVAILVTVISITTYLYFAVDHVHLRNSQLIVESSNLSSELEALSSMKEQLEDELMEREAQVAMVSDRLSDIELLLNPADNSGSGSSLEARLDIAAITMSTRVMMLSKIPNGSPVGKARISSGFGARVHPVTRERRMHRGLDFAVNTGTNIYAPADGVVEVTRRSDQGSGNFLRLQHAYGFSSSYSHLHQFKVRQGQMVRKGDLIAVSGNSGLSSGPHLHYEVRFVGRALDPLNFVEWGLDNFELIVEKEKVIPWESLVNTVELRLAQLLQPSSQKVATLTGS is encoded by the coding sequence ATGAAAGACCAAATAACCATTTCGATATCGTCAGTTTCAGGTTCACGTCACTGGCATCTTGATAAGCGAAAGCGCGATCGTATCAAAGGTATGGGTTACGCTTTTGTAGCGATTTTAGTCACGGTTATATCAATTACAACATACCTCTATTTCGCAGTGGATCACGTTCATCTACGCAACTCCCAGCTCATTGTTGAATCGAGTAACTTAAGCAGTGAACTAGAAGCTTTATCTTCGATGAAGGAGCAACTTGAAGATGAACTGATGGAGCGTGAAGCACAGGTTGCTATGGTGTCAGATAGGCTATCAGACATTGAGTTATTGCTTAATCCGGCTGACAACTCGGGCAGTGGCTCATCGCTAGAGGCACGTTTAGATATTGCTGCCATCACCATGAGCACGCGTGTAATGATGCTGTCTAAAATCCCAAACGGCTCTCCTGTCGGTAAAGCACGTATCTCCTCGGGATTTGGGGCGCGGGTTCATCCCGTTACGCGTGAAAGGCGTATGCATCGCGGTTTAGACTTCGCAGTGAATACAGGGACGAATATTTATGCGCCTGCAGATGGCGTCGTTGAGGTTACGAGGCGTAGTGATCAAGGCTCAGGTAACTTCTTACGTCTGCAACATGCTTATGGGTTTTCAAGCTCTTACTCCCATTTACACCAATTTAAAGTGCGTCAGGGGCAGATGGTAAGAAAAGGCGATTTAATCGCAGTTTCCGGTAATAGCGGTTTATCTAGTGGTCCACATTTGCACTATGAAGTGCGGTTTGTTGGTAGAGCGTTAGATCCCCTCAATTTTGTTGAGTGGGGGTTAGATAATTTTGAATTAATAGTCGAAAAGGAAAAGGTCATTCCATGGGAATCTTTAGTAAACACAGTAGAACTGAGACTAGCACAACTATTGCAACCCTCATCGCAAAAGGTTGCCACGCTAACGGGCAGTTAA
- a CDS encoding bactofilin family protein, with translation MGIFSKHSRTETSTTIATLIAKGCHANGQLKVEGDIQVDGFIEGRIDVKGTLVVSESGRIKGEVFSSKLVVNGLVEGECTSSNIEVLAKGRLNGKVSCHELCIEPGGKFIGENSEMAPNDVTSIHDKKVSSGPEAKTNKPQKKQA, from the coding sequence ATGGGAATCTTTAGTAAACACAGTAGAACTGAGACTAGCACAACTATTGCAACCCTCATCGCAAAAGGTTGCCACGCTAACGGGCAGTTAAAAGTCGAAGGCGATATTCAGGTTGATGGTTTTATCGAAGGCCGTATTGATGTCAAGGGAACGCTTGTCGTATCAGAATCTGGACGAATAAAGGGTGAGGTGTTTAGTAGTAAGCTAGTGGTGAATGGATTAGTCGAAGGGGAATGCACTTCTTCAAATATTGAGGTACTAGCCAAAGGGCGTTTGAATGGTAAGGTTTCTTGTCATGAGTTGTGCATTGAGCCTGGCGGCAAGTTCATTGGTGAAAACTCTGAAATGGCGCCAAACGATGTGACCAGTATTCATGATAAAAAAGTCTCTTCAGGCCCCGAGGCCAAAACAAACAAGCCACAAAAAAAGCAGGCTTAG